In Uranotaenia lowii strain MFRU-FL chromosome 2, ASM2978415v1, whole genome shotgun sequence, one genomic interval encodes:
- the LOC129749636 gene encoding probable GDP-L-fucose synthase — translation MAKVVLVTGGTGLVGKAIQSVIKEEKPADEEWIFVGTKDADLTNLESARALFDRTRPTHVIHLAAMVGGLYDHLQKNLSYLRSNIYINDHVLLLSHEHKVQKVVSCLSSCIFPDKTSYPIDETMIHNGPPHDSNFGYGYAKRLIDITNRAYHLQYGSMFTSVVPCNIFGPHDNFHPNHSHAVPGLIQRMHATINFDQSDKSPEDKVFTVMGTGKPLRQFIYSIDLAKLIIWVLRNYDSIEPISLIPDESEEITIAQLAESIARAFEFKGRIEFDTSKSDGQHKKTASNAKLRRLYPDFRFTDFDIAIQQTVQWYQNNYEIARK, via the exons ATGGCGAAAGTAGTTTTAGTAACTGGAGGAACGGGACTAGTTGGGAAAGCTATCCAATCAGTTATCAAGGAAGAAAAACCAGCTGATGAGGAATGGATTTTTGTTGGCACCAAAGATGCAGATTTAAC gAACCTGGAGTCGGCACGGGCACTTTTTGATCGAACTCGGCCAACGCACGTTATCCATCTGGCCGCCATGGTAGGAGGTTTGTACGACCATTTGCAGAAAAACCTGAGCTACCTGAGAAGCAATATCTACATCAACGACCATGTACTGCTGCTCAGCCATGAGCACAAGGTCCAAAAAGTGGTATCCTGTTTATCCTCGTGCATTTTTCCCGACAAAACTAGCTACCCCATCGATGAAACTATG ATTCACAATGGACCACCTCATGATTCCAATTTCGGATATGGTTACGCAAAGCGCCTTATCGATATCACCAATCGAGCTTACCATTTGCAATACGGAAGCATGTTTACCTCGGTCGTACCTTGCAACATTTTTGGACCTCATGACAATTTTCACCCCAACCATAGCCACGCGGTTCCCGGTTTGATTCAGAGAATGCATGCCAcaatcaattttgatcaaagcGAT AAATCTCCAGAGGACAAAGTTTTCACCGTTATGGGAACGGGAAAACCTCTGCGACAGTTCATCTACTCAATCGATCTCGCCAAGTTAATCATCTGGGTGCTACGTAACTACGACAGCATCGAACCCATCTCCCTGATCCCAGATGAATCGGAAGAAATTACCATCGCGCAGCTGGCCGAATCAATAGCGCGGGCATTCGAGTTCAAGGGTCGGATCGAGTTCGATACCAGCAAATCGGACGGGCAGCACAAAAAGACGGCTTCCAATGCCAAGCTGAGACGACTGTATCCGGACTTTAGGTTTACCGATTTCGATATCGCTATCCAGCAGACGGTCCAGTGGTATCAGAACAATTATGAAATTGCTAGAAAATGA